A part of Microbacterium terregens genomic DNA contains:
- a CDS encoding sugar ABC transporter substrate-binding protein has product MNNTQIRRPGALAAVFVTVAIVASGCAGATAESAGEPAGGIDIAQATADLEAVVGGADEINVLAVEEAIPTGLTIDYITCPVPVCTEVGKGVQAGADALDWSVRVIANDATPAGYQQAWKQIAQDPSDGVVNAGPVLPYSAVAAEMEQAGVPVVSSTSPDPIGGLLLAVVASSDEIKVQGQAQGDWVVQDAEEPVHSVYVYDPSIPALASAWPGYEEAIQKNCPACTTDVLEVSAAQIGPALAQQVVSYLQAHPDVRYVSFGLGDLATGVPAAVKASGLDKQVSLTVRAATPANLEDVKKGGIAAGFTGELYESGWRAVDALARTFAGASLDDPYPLGLTRLFTPEKLPEDISISYSVPGYKEVFEEAWGLR; this is encoded by the coding sequence ATGAACAACACCCAGATCCGGCGACCAGGAGCGCTTGCCGCAGTCTTTGTCACGGTGGCCATCGTTGCGTCGGGCTGCGCGGGCGCCACAGCCGAGAGTGCGGGTGAGCCCGCGGGCGGCATAGATATCGCTCAAGCAACGGCCGATCTGGAGGCGGTGGTCGGCGGAGCCGACGAGATCAACGTGCTCGCGGTCGAGGAAGCGATTCCCACCGGCCTCACCATCGACTACATCACCTGCCCGGTGCCGGTGTGCACCGAGGTCGGCAAGGGCGTGCAGGCGGGTGCAGACGCGCTGGACTGGAGTGTCCGTGTAATCGCGAACGACGCGACGCCCGCCGGCTACCAGCAGGCGTGGAAGCAGATCGCACAAGATCCGAGCGACGGCGTCGTCAACGCCGGACCGGTCCTGCCGTACTCGGCGGTCGCGGCGGAGATGGAACAGGCTGGGGTGCCGGTCGTCTCGTCGACCTCGCCCGACCCGATCGGAGGCCTCCTGCTGGCGGTCGTGGCATCGAGCGACGAAATCAAGGTGCAGGGACAGGCGCAGGGCGACTGGGTCGTGCAGGACGCCGAAGAGCCGGTGCACTCCGTCTACGTCTACGACCCGTCAATCCCCGCGCTCGCATCGGCGTGGCCCGGCTATGAAGAGGCTATACAGAAGAACTGCCCTGCCTGCACGACAGACGTATTGGAGGTGAGCGCAGCGCAGATAGGCCCGGCGCTCGCGCAGCAGGTCGTCAGCTACCTGCAGGCCCACCCGGACGTGCGGTATGTCTCCTTCGGTCTGGGGGACCTCGCCACCGGCGTCCCCGCGGCCGTGAAAGCCTCTGGGCTGGACAAGCAGGTCTCCCTAACCGTCCGTGCGGCGACACCCGCGAACCTTGAGGACGTCAAGAAGGGCGGGATCGCCGCGGGCTTTACGGGTGAACTGTATGAATCGGGATGGCGAGCGGTCGACGCTCTGGCTCGTACCTTCGCGGGCGCTTCATTGGACGACCCATACCCCCTCGGTCTCACGCGCCTCTTCACACCCGAAAAGCTGCCGGAGGACATCTCCATCTCATACAGCGTTCCCGGCTACAAGGAGGTCTTCGAGGAGGCGTGGGGGCTCCGGTGA